The genome window TGGCACAATATCAAGGACCCTTGAGTGACCATCTGATCCTTTCCCTCCGGCTTGTTCCACCAGATAGCTCATTGGTGCACACTCATATAAAAGCCTCAGCTTCCCATTCTTGCTCTTCGCGTCTCTGGGATACCCGTAGATGCCACCATAGAGAAGCGTTCTATGGAAATCACCAACCAAACTACCAATGTACCTTGCTGAGTATGGCTTGCCACTTGGGCCAGGGTCCTTAAGATCATCCATGtactttttcaatttttcatccCACATCTGGTAATTTCCTTCATTAAACGAATAAATCTTTCCAGATTTTGGAATTTGGATCTTTTCTTGAGTTAGTACGAATTCACCATACATGGGATCTAAGGTGAAAGAATAGACGCCTGTGCCTATAGACAGAACAAATATCACAGAGCTCGAGTACATGCAGTATCCAGCAGCTAGAAGGTTCGTCCCTGGCTGGCATACGCTCACAATGCACTTCTGTGTTTCGCTGTCAAGCTGCAATGTGCAACAAACAAGTAAGTGATAGTtaagcacgattggatagcccagtggttaagggtttatcctctgttaaACTACAATTTTAGGCTGCATTGTGCTACTTATCAGGTAGTGCCAAATCgtaacattatatatttatcgtACAATTTCCAACTAAAGACGCATGGATTAGGTACGCTAGGGCAATTAAGCTCATTCAATTAAATGGTCATTTCTGGTTTGAGTACTACGACTACATTGCTTACCGTGGAATCTTCATCAATATTTACAAGGCACTCATCATTAGGGTGGTAAATTCCGAAAATGGATCCAGTGGAAACAGCAGCATCAATGTTGGATGATCCGTCAAGAGGATCAAACACCACAATGTAGTTACCAGAGTAACTTTCTTCTACTGCAACTGGCACATCCTCTTCCTCTGATGCTATAATTCCTGTCCTTCCACTTGACCTTAAGCAATTCGAAAACACCTGTTCCCCACACCATAATTAGCATTGCTAATGCATCAGTACCCTATTTTATCTGTAAATCAAAATCTTCTAAAGCTACCCTTAAGCTAACTATGCAAAAATTAAATGTTACACTTTTCGGAGGAACCAGATTTTAAGGTCAGGGGAGCAATACGATTTTTCTTGTTCAATGGTAGAACAGTACCAACTTCAGAAAACACGAAGAAAATATAGAAAGCAATTGCTGCAATCACAAAAGTATTTCCTTTCATTTTTCAGCTACTCAAATTCATGTcagaatttttaatatttagtaccaaatacaaaaatttgaaggagtggaatataaattttttacaaacCTCATTGGAGACAACATCGAGTTTTTTCTGGTCTTCACCTTGAATATTAACAGCACCTTGAACGCCAGTAAGATTCGAAATACTAGCCCTCTGAACCAGGGAAGCAATCTGCTTGCAAGCCATTGAAATACTAGACAGTACTATAGTGAGCTCTGCATCAATCTCACCAGCAATCTCTTGCTTGAGTAACCACCCCGTCAAGGTCTCAATCTGGTAGGAGCTCTTCTTCTTTGGTGGCGCGGTATTAGTCACTGTCGTCTCCACGGCCATGCACCTCACTGCGCTTCCTGTCGATGGTTTTCTCTTGATGGTTGGGGAGCCTGATAGCAGGGACTTGGCTTGTGAATTGCATTGTTGGAAAGGTGTTAAGGAAGATAGGGAATGGGAGCTGGATATGCACCGGAGTTTCAGAGGTGCTGCTGTTCCTGTAATCATAGTGGCTgctctgttttttttaagttttcgaTGAGATAAATTTTGTTGATATGTTGCTGATATTTGTTCTTTGGTGTGGATTGAGTGTGGTGAATGCAGTGAGGGATTGTAAGGCTAGTAGCCATTTCACTTACGTGGGTCCTGCTTATCTTGCTTGCGTGTAATGCAGTGGACTTGCAAATTGCAATACTTTGTCATGGACCCGTGACACGTGAAGCTCTAGTCGAAATCAATTTTCGGGATCGTTTTTAGATTTGAGTTACATTGCTAAAAAGCATATGCTGAGCATTCCATAAAtactttttcattttatttatggtctgtttaatttcaaatgaaattctggatttgatcgAATAACTTGTTTGAGAATTTTAATATGGATTTAATTTGAAATCCAGACATTCATAAATTAgtataaatttgagaatttgaaatgatatTCCAAatccataatttgaaataaaatataagtttcCAAACGATCTCTTACTTTATTTGGATGGGCTCATGCCATTTCGAATTTACAATGTCGAATAGAAGCCTTCATGTTGTCAACTGTAAACCTGTGAAAATAGTATCCGGAGGTttgcaaaatataaatatgaaaaaatgtgGTTAACGGGATTCGGAACCTTCATTGACGTAACCTCAACTCTATATATAGAATTGCTTATCATGCATCTAAAATTAGCAATCCCTATATCTAGTCACTCAAatctatgaatatatatatcccCAAATCATCTCAATTTTCTCCTCAGATGCATCTTGATCATCTCATTTGTCTCTCCGGGGCATCTCGAAGCTAGCTCCTCCCTTCCGTGGCTAGCTAGCTAGCTTCCAGCCTTCAATCCATCTCCCAAACACATTAGCAAAAACCTCAATATAAACCAAAAAACATGTCTTCCTCAAACAAACTGCCATTGATTCTTTTCCTTGCTTCCCTCCTCCTTCGAACAACTCTAGGTAATCATCGCGCAATCGTCATGATTCATATTAACAGAAAATCACACGCATTCACACAGAAACATAAATCTAATATCATTTGCATTTTTATCATGGTGCAGGGGAAATAATATGCGAGGAGTTATCCAAGGAAGTATGTGCATTTTCGGTATCATCTTCTGGGAAAAGATGTTTGCTGGAGAATTCGGAGACCAAGGAAGGGCTAGACTATCAATGCACAACATCAGATGTGATTGTGCAGAGAATGGCAGAGCATATCGAGACGGATGCTTGTGTTAATACATGTGGCCTTGATCGGACCATGGTGGGGATGTCATCGGATTCGTTGCTAGAGCCACAATTCACCGCGAAGCTCTGCTCTGACTATTGTTACCACAACTGTCCCAACATTATCGACCTTTACTTCAATTTGGCTGCTGGAGAAGGTACCCTATCATTTCTGCATATTGCTGTTTACACAATGCATGCAGATTTCCGCGTTTTTTTTTAGATCATGGTTAATTTCTCCTCAAAAATATTGCATGTGAGACGAAAAACTATCGTTTTTAAGAAAGTTTTACGTTGTCTGTGATTAAGTATTATGATTTTCGGTCTTTGAATGCAGGGGTATTTTTACCTGATCTGTGTGCTGAACAAAAAGTTAACCCTCATCGCGCAATGCAAGTCTTAATGAACTATGTTCACATTAGAGCTGTGGGTTCAAATTATGATACTGAAGAAGATGCCCCATCTCCTTCAAGTCAAAGTAATGGAACTCCTGCTCCTGCTCCTGctccagctccagctccttcGGTTGAAAgtgctgaaaatgaagatggtgCTCCAGCTCCTTCAAGTGAGAGTGCTGAAAGTGAAGACGACGCTCCAGCTCCTTCAAGTGAAAGTGAAGACGATGCTCCAGCTCCTTCAAGTGAAAGTGCTGAAAGTGAAGACGACGCTCCAGCTCCTTCAAGTGAAAGTGAAGACGATGCTCCAGCTCCTTCAAGTGAAGATGATGCTCTGGCTCCAGCTCCATCAAGTGAAACcgctgaaaatgaagatgattcTCCATCTCCTTGGAGTCAGAGTGCTAAAACTGATGATTATGTGCCATCTCTTTTAAGTGGTGAATACAGAGACGTGGCTTATGCTCCACCTCCCTCAAGTGAAAGTGCTGAAGGTGAAGAAGGtgctccatctccatctccctCCGCTTCAACAAGTATGGACGAAGTTGAGGAAGATGCAGCAGCCCCCATCTACCACTGAAATTAGCTTGAGAATAACATGGACCTTGGTTTATTATAAAAGGGAATTTGTCTAATGAAATTTGGGAGTACTATGAGAAGATTATAGCTATACTTTTATCTATAGACAAGAGAGGGAGACttgtataagaaaatatgaaattCATATAAAGGGAACATAGCTATACTTCTTGCTATATAACATGGAATGCGTTTGTCTCTGATTCAGAATTGTGAGCTAAGTTTCCGCAATAGCTTCATAGGAAAAAACTACACACATCTTATAATCTTGTCATTGATTACCAAGTCTCATGTGATAGTATTAGTAGTCGAAGCAGATCGAAACAAGTGAATGATTATCAATGAAGCAGATCGAAACAAGTGAATGATCCATGTTACATGTAAATGCACATAGTGATGAGCCAGAGATTCTGGAAACGAAAAACTCATATCCTAATAGCAAACCTATACTGCATACTCCTAGAACTAGTAATCTGGTCTGCAGTCTTCGACTCCTTCGGAATCAAagctataaaaagaaaatagttGTTATAATAGCAGCTTCCGCCATTTATACACTATTCAGCACTGTTTCCGAAAGCAGTGTGTTGCTGTCTTCCACAACCTTGCCATTAACTTGGGATCTCAACCTCTGTCCAGaacaaaaaaatgttaaaaacacAAGGAAAAACCTCTGATGTATAAAGATATATGCACAATAAGAACTCCGGTTGTCTAAAGATAGTTATTTACACAATAAGAAGATGAGTATAGTTATCTACACAATAAGAAGATAAGCGCTACAGATAGTATTGATCAATACCCTATCTGTGGGGTCTCCAGCATTGCCATTCAGAAGTTTATGATTCTCTTCTTTTGTTCGGCTCTCCTTGCTCACTGGAAGCAGTGCAGCTGCACCACGATCAGGCAGTTCTATACagatataaatcacttttaatatAGGATTCATACAGCCAAGGCGTGACACAATAACAAATACGTAGCATAAAGGTTGTTGAATATTTATGCTTACCGGGTAATTTAGAATCAATAAAGTACACTACCAAGTTGACTGTATACCTGCAGCAATTGATTAGAAAAAAATCAAGACATTGCTTCCACATGCTGCTGAAAATACACACATTTAGAAAACAAATAGAAAAAACATGTACCATGCCACAACCACGTCAACTGTATAATGCTTTCGGGATGCAATTATCAAGAGGCTCTGAACTACAGCTGTTAACCAAGCACACTGCTTTACGAACCTAcaattaaaacattaaaaagcTCGCTCAGTGCTTAAAATCACACAACTTCAGTATTTCTCAGATCTCAAAAATGCAGGTCTGACCAGTTGTGCAAACAATATCAATTGTATACTGAAGAATTATCTCACTAAATTTGCTACATGACTTTTCAAATATACCTTCTTGTGCCATACTTATGATATGTTCGCACAAAAACTAGAGTGAAGATCATATGAGATGAAAAAATCAAATCACCACAACCATGTAGCACACCACTAGGAACTGCAGATTTCGAAGACTGTATAAGCACATAAAAGTAAATATATACCAACTCGagctgtaaaaaaaaaaattccaagcaaaaagataaaaagaaaacaaacaaacactcactaattatgaaatatttcaaaatactgtCTGGTTGTGGTAGCGTTGCAAATCTGGACCCCTGCATGATGCACAACGAAGCTAAAATATAACATCTATACCAGATtgacaaattaaattttaaaaaaaaggattTTGACCTGTAAAACAATAATAAGTTCAATTTCAGATCAGGTTCTTATTTAGGCAAGATTTATCATATACAAGTTTTACCTCACGGCAGTGGTAATTTGGCCCGGGAAGCTGAGTAGAGTAGAATGTTAAGATTCGAAGTGTTTGACTAACCTACAGAAAAATAGAGATGCTGTTGTAAGATACCAGTTCTCTGCATAAAACACCAGTCCTAGTGGAATACAATAACATTTAAATTGGACTAGCATATGCACCCTTTCAGGAACCACATCCAGCAATAGAAGGGAAAATATTAGTCACTCAGGAGATAATATTATAAGTCCAAAATTCTATGACAGACTACTGCTAAGAGTAGGCATCAGGACACTGTAAAAAATGATAAGTAATTATTGACAAGGCAAAAATGCGCACATCACTCAGAATTTTATGCAAAATAACACGTGGGGGGAACTCAATTGCTCAATCATAGAAAAATAGAACTAGCATACCACGTAATAGTATAATGGGAGAAGATGAAATACAATAAATGACAACATCAATTGCGTTTGTATGATTGTGAATGCAAGAAGTTCGTAGACCTAAAAATTTCACAAATATCTACTGCTGCTTACgaaatctataaaatatttgCTTTTTTTGTAGGACACTGGTATGGTAGCATTGCAGCTGATGAACATCTGGATAATGACTCAAAAATATAAAACCTGTCTCCAAACAATAGCACTCATTCTTAGTCACAAACTCATAAAGAACACATTAATGTGTATAAGCCATGTACATTTATATCTAAACAACATAAAGTGCAACGGATAATTTCACAGAACAACTATCCAAGTACACCCAAACAAAACTTCTTACAACTAAGAAGGCCAGGACCCTGCACCATAAAAGAACTGTGTAGATCTTCTTGCTCTTGAAAATAAACGGATGGAAAGTCCACTGCAGCAAAACGTAACCAACAGTCAGAAAGAGATCCCAGACCAACAGACCTCATAATCTAGGGAGCACAACTATCAAAATAAAAGCCATTGCCCCAAACAACATGGAATTTTTAGGTGTGTTAGAACTAATCATGCATGGTCTTAAGGTTTTCAAGATAAtagaatatttatcaatttttcaaTTGTCACTTTTCTGCCTAGCCAAATATCGTACAAAAAATTACACCCTTCACATCAAATTCTAAATCAAGACCTCCACTAAGCAAAGAGAATCTTACCAAGAAAAAGGACAAAAAGATGAAGATGAACACAGTCTCACTGACGTACCCTCTTTCTTGGCCAAGCTCCTGTAGTAAATTAGTAAGACAAAAAGCATCTGATACTAATATATTCCAAGCTACAGGCAGTAATTATTCCAACCAAACTAAAAAGGGGGAAACGAATCGAACCGGCAGAAGGAAAAAGCCAGCATCTTGAAGCAAGGGTCCTGGTCGATGGATGAAGTGAACTCCTCGAGCAGCCACTCCATGTATGTACTA of Daucus carota subsp. sativus chromosome 3, DH1 v3.0, whole genome shotgun sequence contains these proteins:
- the LOC108210663 gene encoding fructose-1,6-bisphosphatase 1, chloroplastic; amino-acid sequence: MITGTAAPLKLRCISSSHSLSSLTPFQQCNSQAKSLLSGSPTIKRKPSTGSAVRCMAVETTVTNTAPPKKKSSYQIETLTGWLLKQEIAGEIDAELTIVLSSISMACKQIASLVQRASISNLTGVQGAVNIQGEDQKKLDVVSNEVFSNCLRSSGRTGIIASEEEDVPVAVEESYSGNYIVVFDPLDGSSNIDAAVSTGSIFGIYHPNDECLVNIDEDSTLDSETQKCIVSVCQPGTNLLAAGYCMYSSSVIFVLSIGTGVYSFTLDPMYGEFVLTQEKIQIPKSGKIYSFNEGNYQMWDEKLKKYMDDLKDPGPSGKPYSARYIGSLVGDFHRTLLYGGIYGYPRDAKSKNGKLRLLYECAPMSYLVEQAGGKGSDGHSRVLDIVPTEIHQRVPLYIGSTEEVEKLEKYLA
- the LOC108211662 gene encoding uncharacterized protein LOC108211662, which gives rise to MSSSNKLPLILFLASLLLRTTLGEIICEELSKEVCAFSVSSSGKRCLLENSETKEGLDYQCTTSDVIVQRMAEHIETDACVNTCGLDRTMVGMSSDSLLEPQFTAKLCSDYCYHNCPNIIDLYFNLAAGEGVFLPDLCAEQKVNPHRAMQVLMNYVHIRAVGSNYDTEEDAPSPSSQSNGTPAPAPAPAPAPSVESAENEDGAPAPSSESAESEDDAPAPSSESEDDAPAPSSESAESEDDAPAPSSESEDDAPAPSSEDDALAPAPSSETAENEDDSPSPWSQSAKTDDYVPSLLSGEYRDVAYAPPPSSESAEGEEGAPSPSPSASTSMDEVEEDAAAPIYH
- the LOC108211663 gene encoding phosphatidylinositol:ceramide inositolphosphotransferase 2 isoform X1; translation: MSLYIGREASKLWKRICAETTTEINLLLENWKYLLGGLIGQYIHGVAARGVHFIHRPGPLLQDAGFFLLPELGQERGYVSETVFIFIFLSFFLWTFHPFIFKSKKIYTVLLWCRVLAFLVVSQTLRILTFYSTQLPGPNYHCREGSRFATLPQPDSILKYFIIIPSGVLHGCGDLIFSSHMIFTLVFVRTYHKYGTRRFVKQCAWLTAVVQSLLIIASRKHYTVDVVVAWYTVNLVVYFIDSKLPELPDRGAAALLPVSKESRTKEENHKLLNGNAGDPTDRRLRSQVNGKVVEDSNTLLSETVLNSV
- the LOC108211663 gene encoding phosphatidylinositol:ceramide inositolphosphotransferase 1 isoform X2, which produces MSLYIGREASKLWKRICAETTTEINLLLENWKYLLGGLIGQYIHGVAARGVHFIHRPGPLLQDAGFFLLPELGQERGYVSETVFIFIFLSFFLWTFHPFIFKSKKIYTVLLWCRVLAFLVVSQTLRILTFYSTQLPGPNYHCREGSRFATLPQPDSILKYFIIIFEICSS